Sequence from the Leptospira bourretii genome:
CACCATACTTTCCACCAACAAGACCTGTGTTGATAAGGTATGCATTTACTTTGTGTTTTTTCATTTTTTCACCGAGTAACTTTGCATAGTATGTTGGGTGAAGAGTCATAAATGCCTGACCGAAACAAGCAGAGAAAGTTGCTTGTGGTTCTTTCACACCGCGCTCAGTTCCCGCAACCTTAGCTGTGTAACCAGAAAGGAAGTGATACATTGCTTGTTCGATCGAAAGTTTAGAAACTGCAGGAAGAACACCGTAAGCATCATAAGTAAGGAAGATCACAGTGTTTGGGTGACCTGCTTTTGATCCTGGTTGGATGTTGTCGATGTGGAAGATTGGGTAAGAAACTCGAGTGTTTTCTGTTTTCGCAGCAGAAGAGTAATCTACCTTTTTAGTTCCCGCATCAAACACTACGTTTTCAAGAAGAGCATCACGACGGATCGCAGCATAGATTTCTGGTTCTGTTTTTGGATCTAGGTTGATGGTTTTTGCATAACATCCACCTTCAATGTTGAAGATTCCGTTATCGTCCCAACCATGTTCATCATCACCGATCAGTTTGCGGTGCGGGTCAGTGGAAAGAGTTGTTTTTCCTGTTCCAGAAAGACCAAAGAAAAGAGCACTATCTCCATCCTTACCAACGTTAGCAGAACAGTGCATAGTCAGCACGTTTTTGAGTGGTAGGTAGTAGTTCATGACAGAGAAAATCCCTTTTTTCATTTCTCCACCGTATTCGGTTCCACCAATGATACAGATTTTTTTTGCTAAGTGGAAGATCACAAATACATCGGAGTTAAGGCCGTGTTCTTTGTATTTTGTGTTTTTGTAACCAGAAGCGTTGATGATGGTAAATTCTGGGTGTAGGTTTTGTAATTCTTCTTTAGTTGGGCGAAGGAACATGTTTGTGCAAAAATGGTGTTGCCAAGCTCTTTCGGTAACTACACGGAGAGAGATACGTGTGTCGTTGTTGGTTCCTGCATGACCATCAAAAACATAAAGTTTTTTGTTATCGAGGAATTTGGTTACTTCAGCGTAAAGTTCGTTAAAAATTGCTTCGGAAACCTTTGTGTTGACTGGACCCCACCAAATGTTGTTTTGGGAAGAAGGTTCATCGACAAAGTATTTGTCCTTTGGGGAACGACCCGTAAAAATCCCGGTATCCACCATCATCGTTCCGTTATCAGAAGTTACGCCTTCTTTGTTGCTCAATTCGTGCTGGTAAATTTCTTCGTAAGATAAGTTATGGAAGACTTCGGATGGTTTAAGGCCTAATTCAGCAAGGCCTTTTAGATTAGTAGATACTGACATGGATTTCTCCTCGATTTCACTTTGTGTTTTTCTAGCTTCTTATTTTGCGAGTCGGTGTCAATAACAGAAAATGAAGATTCTCCACGCATCTGCAGAATATTTTCCTTACATCAAGATGGGCGGGCTTGCCGACATGCTTGCTTCCCTCACCAAAGAACAGGCGAAGTCGGAAGAAGTTTATGTCGCATTGCCTCTCATTGGCAAATTAGGAAAGTCACCCCAATATACAGGAAAAGAGTATCCGGCCCTTCTTCCCAGAGATAGGCAAACGGACTCTCTGGTGGTTTCTGTTCTAAAGACCTCTCGGTTTTTGGAAGCAGAGGAAGGAGGAGTGAAGTTATATTTTTTCGAATCAGAATTATTCCAACCTTTGGATTCCATCTATGGACATGCCGAGGAACATTTTCGGTTTGCTATGTTTTCATACGCCTGTTATTGCTTAAGCCAAATTTTAAATGTAGATATATTCCATGCCCATGATTGGCATACGGCCCTGTCTCTTGCTTTACAAAAAGATTCCGTAAAACAAATTCCAAGCGTTTTCACCATTCATAATTTGGCTTACCAAGGAGATCATCCCTATTGGATGACTGGTTTTTTAAAAGAGGAACCATTTCGTCTGATCACAAGTCCCTTTGAACACAATGACAAATGCAATTATATGAAAGCCGGGATTTTATCTGCAGGAAAAATCACAACCGTAAGTCCTGGATACAGAGAAGAAACAATGTCGGAACCAAATGGATTTGGACTCAGTTATTGTTTGAGACAAAGAGAAAGTGACTATACTGGGATTTTGAATGGAATTGATTCGGAGGAATGGAATCCAGAAAAAGACAAAAAAATTTTCAAAACTTATTCCTCTAAAGATTGGAAGGAAGGAAAATTAAAAAACAAAGAAGGGTTATATAAAGAAATAGGAAGACCTTTTCTTCCTACAGATACCCCTTTGATTGGTCTGATTGGAAGACTCACTTATCAAAAAGGATTTCCTAACTTTTTACAAGCCTTTTTATCAAGGCGCCACCTTCCTCACCGTTATGTGGTCCTTGGTTCAGGAGACCCAGAAACAGAAAAATCTTTTTTTCATTTATCGGATACCTTTCCAGATGTATTTTATTTTTACAAAGGATACAACGAAAGTTTAGCTCATAAAATCGAAGCAGCCAGTGATTTTTTTCTAATGCCTTCTCTCTTTGAACCATGCGGTCTAAACCAAATGTACAGTCATGTTTATGGAACCATTCCCATTGTATCTCGTGTGGGTGGATTACGGGATACTGTGGAAGAATCCAACCTTTTGCCATACAAAACAGGAATTGTCTTTGAACCGAATGACGCGAGTTCGTTGGGCTATGCATTAGAACGGGCCAAAGATCTATACCAATCTACAGATCGATATATTGTAGTGGAAAATATTATGAATTTGAATTGGAGTTGGGAAAAAAGAAAAAAAGAATACCAGTCAGTCTACACAAAAGCAATTGAATTAAAAATTTAGTCAATTTCTTCTCGTCACGAGGAAGACGATTGATTTCGATTGTTATCATTATTATATGAAATTTTTCTTTTATTCTTTTTTTCTTATTTTTATACTCACTTCATCTTGCAAACTTAAGCTCAATAACCCAAGCGATCCTTCTTCCCAAGATTTTTTTCTTACCAATTTATTTAGAACTTATTTATTATCTGATCCTTGTATTGGCTTCCAAACTTGGAAAAGAACTTATGGAACAGGAACTTATAAAACGACAGGATCCGATTTAATTGTCCTTTCCAACGGGGATTATTTAGTTTCTGGAATCACAAGAGAACATATAGTTCCCGGTTCTACGACGGGAATCACAAACAATTTTGCCGGAAGTTCAGGAATCACACTTAATACTTTTTTAATGCGTGTTTCCCAGACAAATGGAGAAATCTTATGGGTAGACTACCTTGGGGAAGCTAGTAGCGAGGTAGTGTATAAACCAAAATTAAGAAAGTATTCCAATGGTGATATTTCTGTTGCATTCATTGTGAAAGGGGCCGAACAACCTGGAACCATCAACGCAAAATCAGGAATAGGAGCTGCTTCAGCACTTTTTGTAGGGAGGATCAGAGAAAATGGAACTCGTGTTTGGTTTACATATTTAGATTCTGCCAGTATCGGAGAATTTGTTGTCTCCGCTATGGATACTTCCAACCGTTTGCATGTATTTATCGAAAATTATGGCGGTACACCTGCACACTCACCTTTTGTTGATGGTCCAGCCATTAGCAATACTTCCCTTGATCCTGGATCAGACTCCGATATGATCCACTTGGTTGTAAATGAAAATGGTTCCATGATCTCCCAACGTTACTTTACCAGTGCAGGTGGTGATTTTATTTTTGGAGCAGAAGCAAACGCTTCTGGACTTTTTGTCACTGGAACGACAAGCCAAGGTGCCAATGGAACTATACACCCTAACTCTATTTACCAAATGCCATTTGTTATGAAGTTGAATGAAACCGATGGAACTACAATTTGGTATTCGTATTTAGGAACCAATGCAGAATTGAATTACGGTGCATCGCGTTTTTTTGTGAAAGACAATTTCATTTATATGATTGGCTCAGGTCGGTTCACTTATGGAAGTCCCGCAGAACCTATTGTTGCTACCGACGGTGCAGAGAAACATTATATTTTTACTAAATTGAATACCAGTGGGAATATTCTTTGGAATTCGTTTTTAGGAAGTGCGACAGATAGTGTTATGGATACAACTGAATCCGAACCTATACTTCTTTCCAATTCTCAACTTTTAGTAAGAATGCAAACCAACCCATCCAATGGCCTATTTAATTCCATTCCCGATTTCACAACAGGTACTGGCTCTGGTCCCTACACAATGGCAGATGTTTTTGTGAACCCACTTTCAGGCACATTCAATCGGTTTCATTATTCTTCCAACTTAACTTTGCCTGCAATGGAACAAACGGAAGTAATGCGAGAAGTTTGTTCCGGAAAAATGGTTCGTTTGAATTACACAAGATATACCACAACTCCACCGATTGAGGCAACACAACTCTCCATCGAAAATGTAAGTCTGCCTTAAGTTTTGTAAGTTTGGGCGCCTCGCAATTGCTAGGTGTATCTATATAAACATGATGTAAGCGACCGCGCTTTACGCTCCAATCTTTTGCATTCGCAAAAGGATTTCCGCTGCAATCGCTGGCGTATAATCTCGATTCTCTAACATATAGATAAACAAACATTAGGACTCGTCCGAATTTTATAAGACATTTTTTATTTCTACAGCCCCACAAAAGACTTGTGGAATCTTCTATTTCTGTTCCCTTATAAAACCAAAGTGGATAATTTATTTCCATTCTTCACTCTATTAACTCTTGAGTGGAATCGAAAAGGACATATGTCGATATTCAAATTCAACCAAGAAGCTCTGACAATCAAAACCTCAGTATTAATATTTATATTATCACTAACATCACTTAACAACTGTAAATTAGATTTAAACAATC
This genomic interval carries:
- the pckA gene encoding phosphoenolpyruvate carboxykinase (ATP) is translated as MSVSTNLKGLAELGLKPSEVFHNLSYEEIYQHELSNKEGVTSDNGTMMVDTGIFTGRSPKDKYFVDEPSSQNNIWWGPVNTKVSEAIFNELYAEVTKFLDNKKLYVFDGHAGTNNDTRISLRVVTERAWQHHFCTNMFLRPTKEELQNLHPEFTIINASGYKNTKYKEHGLNSDVFVIFHLAKKICIIGGTEYGGEMKKGIFSVMNYYLPLKNVLTMHCSANVGKDGDSALFFGLSGTGKTTLSTDPHRKLIGDDEHGWDDNGIFNIEGGCYAKTINLDPKTEPEIYAAIRRDALLENVVFDAGTKKVDYSSAAKTENTRVSYPIFHIDNIQPGSKAGHPNTVIFLTYDAYGVLPAVSKLSIEQAMYHFLSGYTAKVAGTERGVKEPQATFSACFGQAFMTLHPTYYAKLLGEKMKKHKVNAYLINTGLVGGKYGVGKRMNLPATRQIINEILNGNIEKSEFEKHPVFQVSFPKTIEGVDAHILNPRNAWENKEEYDKTATDLAKQFIENYKKYLTGSKEFDYSQYGPVA
- a CDS encoding glycogen/starch synthase produces the protein MKILHASAEYFPYIKMGGLADMLASLTKEQAKSEEVYVALPLIGKLGKSPQYTGKEYPALLPRDRQTDSLVVSVLKTSRFLEAEEGGVKLYFFESELFQPLDSIYGHAEEHFRFAMFSYACYCLSQILNVDIFHAHDWHTALSLALQKDSVKQIPSVFTIHNLAYQGDHPYWMTGFLKEEPFRLITSPFEHNDKCNYMKAGILSAGKITTVSPGYREETMSEPNGFGLSYCLRQRESDYTGILNGIDSEEWNPEKDKKIFKTYSSKDWKEGKLKNKEGLYKEIGRPFLPTDTPLIGLIGRLTYQKGFPNFLQAFLSRRHLPHRYVVLGSGDPETEKSFFHLSDTFPDVFYFYKGYNESLAHKIEAASDFFLMPSLFEPCGLNQMYSHVYGTIPIVSRVGGLRDTVEESNLLPYKTGIVFEPNDASSLGYALERAKDLYQSTDRYIVVENIMNLNWSWEKRKKEYQSVYTKAIELKI